CCTTGAGAACGTCACGTTCCCCGAGGACAAAGCGAAGGGGCCCTGAGCACGGCCAGCGCGAGCCTGCCGAGTCTCAAGGGGGTGCGCGCCCGCCAATCTCCGGGAAGCGCTCATAGGCTTGTTTAAGCGCGTCCAGGTGGGCGGGGTTGTCCAGGTCGAGCGGCGCATCGGTGAGTTGCACAACCCACCCGCCCGACGCGGTACGCCGTGAGCGTGACAGCAGCTCCGCGTCGCGGGCCGGGTCCGGAAAGCCGATGGCCTGTGCGGCAGCGGCGGACCAGTAGCTCAGCCATCCGAGGCGAGCCGGAATCGCAGGTGAACGGATTTCCTCTGTGAGTTTGAGTGGCGGCAGCCCGCGGGGTGAAACATGCGGCTTACGCACGGAATGGCGCACCTGCTGCGCCATCTTCGCCGCCACGCCCTCCGGCGTCGCACGCCCCCAGAACGCGCGTGTGGTCTCCCCGATGCTCTCAAGCACATCCGCCGCCGCTACATGCAGCGGCAGTTCCGCGTGGACTTCAAACTGTGCCTGCCCTCCCGGGGAGATCCCCGCCGGTCTTTCCCATCCAGAAACCGTT
This window of the Cystobacter ferrugineus genome carries:
- a CDS encoding DUF5953 family protein, translating into MANPQSSLIITVYAPALAGDDSRPLAVVRGMERALPGLRLEWTISSEGKLIPLPQREAWLAQGRPTGRGFRLICNGEEDYRVTVSGWERPAGISPGGQAQFEVHAELPLHVAAADVLESIGETTRAFWGRATPEGVAAKMAQQVRHSVRKPHVSPRGLPPLKLTEEIRSPAIPARLGWLSYWSAAAAQAIGFPDPARDAELLSRSRRTASGGWVVQLTDAPLDLDNPAHLDALKQAYERFPEIGGRAPP